A genome region from Sphingomonas anseongensis includes the following:
- a CDS encoding peroxiredoxin: MTIEVGQKLPDVPLTIGTADGPKPTTSGEYFAGKKVALFAVPGAFTPTCSARHLPSYVDKAAELKAKGIDEIACVSVNDPFVMAAWGERDGSQDVTMLADGNGQFAEAVGLEMDGSKFGMGKRSQRYSMIVNDGTVEQLNVEGPGEYRASSAEHMLEQL; the protein is encoded by the coding sequence ATGACAATCGAAGTCGGCCAGAAGCTTCCGGACGTCCCCCTCACGATCGGCACCGCCGACGGTCCCAAGCCAACCACCAGCGGCGAATATTTCGCCGGCAAGAAGGTGGCGCTCTTCGCTGTGCCCGGAGCCTTCACCCCGACTTGCTCCGCGCGCCACCTGCCCTCCTACGTCGACAAGGCCGCCGAGCTGAAGGCGAAGGGAATCGACGAGATCGCCTGCGTCTCCGTCAACGACCCGTTCGTGATGGCCGCCTGGGGCGAGCGCGACGGATCGCAGGACGTCACGATGCTCGCGGACGGCAACGGTCAGTTCGCCGAAGCGGTCGGGCTGGAAATGGACGGATCGAAGTTTGGCATGGGCAAGCGAAGCCAGCGTTACTCGATGATCGTCAACGACGGCACTGTCGAGCAGCTCAACGTGGAAGGTCCCGGCGAGTATCGCGCGTCCAGCGCCGAGCACATGCTGGAGCAACTTTAG
- a CDS encoding GNAT family N-acetyltransferase produces MQPREVQIRDVSPEDSAAIADIYAHHVLHGTASYDTDPPSEGDTVAKIARITGAGWPFLVATIDGEVVAYAYATQFRDRAAYRFTCENSIYVHHDRLGRGIGKRLLESLCQRSAAIGFRQMIAVIGGAEPASIALHRSLGFEEVGRLRSVGWKKERWLDTVYMQRELAAPDI; encoded by the coding sequence GTGCAACCCCGTGAGGTCCAAATCCGCGACGTTTCGCCCGAAGATTCTGCGGCGATCGCGGACATCTACGCGCACCACGTCCTTCACGGCACGGCGTCGTACGATACCGACCCGCCGTCGGAGGGCGACACTGTGGCCAAGATCGCACGGATCACCGGCGCAGGCTGGCCGTTCCTCGTCGCCACGATCGACGGCGAGGTCGTCGCTTATGCTTATGCTACCCAGTTTCGCGACCGTGCCGCCTATCGCTTCACCTGCGAGAACAGCATCTACGTTCATCACGACCGGCTTGGGCGCGGCATCGGCAAGCGGCTGCTGGAATCCTTGTGCCAGCGATCGGCGGCGATCGGTTTCAGGCAGATGATCGCGGTTATCGGCGGGGCAGAGCCAGCGTCGATCGCGCTTCACCGAAGCCTCGGCTTCGAAGAGGTGGGAAGGCTTCGGTCGGTCGGTTGGAAGAAGGAGCGGTGGCTCGACACCGTCTATATGCAGCGCGAGCTTGCTGCGCCTGACATATAA
- a CDS encoding YqgE/AlgH family protein gives MQGPPFLSGKLLLAMPGMSDPRFERAVIAMCVHDENGAVGIGIGHKRAGLGFRALLKQLDLDPGEAPDCPVHHGGPVEPGRGFVLHSTDWGGQDTLQVSTAAGEPFAMTGTIDVLRAIAEGRGPSRWIVSLGYAGWESGQLEEEMTRHGWFAADGDEAILFDTPSDERWAGAFKASGIDPRLLSSEAGAA, from the coding sequence GTGCAGGGTCCACCGTTCCTGTCCGGCAAGCTCCTCCTGGCAATGCCGGGAATGTCCGACCCTCGCTTCGAGCGGGCGGTCATCGCCATGTGCGTTCACGACGAGAACGGCGCCGTCGGAATTGGCATCGGCCACAAGCGGGCAGGGCTTGGGTTTCGAGCATTGCTCAAGCAGCTGGACCTCGACCCCGGCGAGGCGCCGGATTGCCCCGTCCACCACGGAGGCCCGGTCGAGCCGGGCCGCGGTTTCGTTCTCCATTCGACCGACTGGGGAGGGCAGGACACGCTCCAGGTCAGCACCGCCGCGGGCGAGCCGTTCGCGATGACGGGCACCATCGACGTGCTTCGAGCGATCGCCGAAGGACGCGGACCGTCGAGGTGGATCGTCTCGCTGGGTTATGCGGGCTGGGAGAGCGGCCAGCTGGAGGAAGAGATGACCCGCCACGGCTGGTTCGCCGCGGACGGGGACGAAGCGATCCTGTTCGACACCCCCAGCGACGAACGCTGGGCGGGGGCGTTCAAGGCCTCCGGGATCGATCCGCGTCTGCTTTCGAGCGAGGCGGGCGCGGCCTAG